A region from the Salvia splendens isolate huo1 chromosome 15, SspV2, whole genome shotgun sequence genome encodes:
- the LOC121766475 gene encoding uncharacterized protein LOC121766475 isoform X1, with product MISDGTEVQLKSVSGKKYVSADNGGGGAVAVDRDVPLAWETFRLWRVSESIFQFCTSGGQFLTYGGDGDNVTAAAELPSDTETFYLERNNNQIHIKLKTGMHLQVCSASFVAGDRDINEPSAAWFHLTP from the exons ATGATaagt GATGGAACAGAGGTCCAACTAAAGTCAGTGAGTGGGAAAAAATATGTTTCTGCTGACAATGGTGGCGGAGGGGCTGTCGCGGTTGACAGAGACGTTCCTCTTGCTTGGGAGACATTTCGG TTATGGAGAGTATCCGAGTCAATCTTCCAATTCTGTACTTCCGGTGGCCAGTTTCTGACCTATGGTGGTGATGGGGACAACGTTACTGCTGCAGCAGAGTTACCGTCTGATACCGAAACCTTTTACTTGGAAAGAAATAACAAccaaattcacatcaaactcaAGACTGGAATGCATTTACAG GTATGCTCAGCATCCTTCGTTGCTGGGGATCGAGATATTAATGAGCCATCTGCTGCCTGGTTCCACTTGACACCCTAA
- the LOC121766475 gene encoding uncharacterized protein LOC121766475 isoform X2, which translates to MISDGTEVQLKSVSGKKYVSADNGGGGAVAVDRDVPLAWETFRLWRVSESIFQFCTSGGQFLTYGGDGDNVTAAAELPSDTETFYLERNNNQIHIKLKTGMHLQNHRSNFITVEDFNFL; encoded by the exons ATGATaagt GATGGAACAGAGGTCCAACTAAAGTCAGTGAGTGGGAAAAAATATGTTTCTGCTGACAATGGTGGCGGAGGGGCTGTCGCGGTTGACAGAGACGTTCCTCTTGCTTGGGAGACATTTCGG TTATGGAGAGTATCCGAGTCAATCTTCCAATTCTGTACTTCCGGTGGCCAGTTTCTGACCTATGGTGGTGATGGGGACAACGTTACTGCTGCAGCAGAGTTACCGTCTGATACCGAAACCTTTTACTTGGAAAGAAATAACAAccaaattcacatcaaactcaAGACTGGAATGCATTTACAG AATCACAGGAGCAATTTTATCACTGTAGAAGATTTCAATTTTCTCTAA